The genomic segment ATATGTCGTAAATTTACCCCTAAATAAAAGATCCATGTACGAGAAAAAAATACCAAAAGATTTTAGTTGTGGCATTAGCATCACATTTGAGATTATAGGAGGTAAATGGAAACCCTGCCTCATTGATTCGATCAGTCGTGGTATCCGTAGACCCGCTGAACTCGCGAAAAAACATCCGCTGGCGAGCAAAAGGGTATTAAATTTACAACTGAAAGAGCTGGAGGCGTATGGTGTGGTCAAAAAAGTGATTTATCCTGTATTGCCCCCTAAAGTTGAATATTTTTTAACGGAAGTAGGGGAGTCTCTTTTGCCGCTTGTGAATATGATGGAAAATTGGGGGAGCGATTTGAGTAGCAAATATAAAATAATTGTAGGCAATGACTGAAGAATGGGGACCATTCAAGCATCTTTTTAAACGTCTTGAAGTTCCTGCCAAAAGCATTCTTTTGCAGGAAGGTGAAATCTCACGAACAATGTTCTTTATTGAGAAAGGATGTTTGAGAACCTGGGTGAATAATGACGGTAGAGAAATTACCACCCAGTTTTTCTTTGAAGGACACAGTGTATCTTCCATTGAGAGTTTTAGGACAAACCAACCGAGTTTATACAGCATCGAGAGTCTGGAACCATGTATTTTACAAACGGTCTCGCAGAAAGAATTTCGCGACGCACTTGAGAACTCACCCGAGTTAAGAATGCAGCTGGAAGAGCATTTGTTCAGGCGGCTCCTTCAAGGACAAAAGCTTTTGTACTCTTATCTGAAAAATACACCACAACAACGCTACGCAGAATTGATTGAAAATTATCCGCATATCGTTCAGCGTATTCCACAGCACTATATCGCTTCATACTTGGGCATTACCTCCGTTTCACTGAGCAGGATACGAAACAGGCGCTAAGTTTGGAAGTAGGAGTACAATTCTTAACAATTGTTATCGTTTTCAATCGTGAACGCAGCGTAAATTTGTAAAAAAAATTAAGAACATGGATTTTATAAGAACATTATTCAGAGACGTAATTGAAAATCAAAATTACGACGAAACGTTAATTAATAAATATTTTAGCCCCAATTATATTCAGATTGTGGACAACGAGCAATTGGATTTTGAAGGATTTAAAAAACACATCAAAAAACTGAAAGACAAGATTCAGCGCGTTGATGTACAATTCTCAAACATTGCAGAAAATGAAAATTCTATTTTTACCAAGCACTATGTAAGAAGCATTCTAAAAACGGGCGACGTGATCAAGCATAAAGTATTTGCCGAATTTCAAATCCAGGACGGCAAAGTATACCGCTGTGAGGAATTGACGTTGCAAATAGAAGGAAATCCGAATGAGAGCAATTTAGGATCAATTGTATAATGTAAATGACTGAACAAGAGCAAAATCAGTTAATAAAATACCTGTTTGAAACAGCAAAAGTAGCGAATTATAAGAAAGGAACTGTTATTATTCATGAAGGTTGTGTTTCCACTAAATTTTATTATTTAAAAAAAGGTCTACTTAGAGGCTGGACATATAATGATGGGAAAGAAATTACCTTCCAGTTCCTTTTCGAGGATCAGCTATTTTGTGCTACGGAAAGCTTTTTTTATAAATCTTCGTGCTCCTATAGTATTGAAATAATCGAGGATTCGGTTCTTTTATATATTGATAGGGAAGAAATGGATATGTTGCAACATGATAGAACTTTCCAAACCCTATTCAGTAAGTATCTAATTAGCCGAGTAGCCTCATATCAGCAATTATTGATTTCACGGATTCAGGATAAGCCTGAAATCCGTTACAAAAAGTTATTTCAGGCGAGCCCTGAAATACTTTTACGCATTCCACAGCACTATATTGCTTCATACTTGGGCATTACTTCTGTTTCGCTGAGCAGGATACGAAATCGGCG from the Sphingobacterium thalpophilum genome contains:
- a CDS encoding winged helix-turn-helix transcriptional regulator; the protein is MYEKKIPKDFSCGISITFEIIGGKWKPCLIDSISRGIRRPAELAKKHPLASKRVLNLQLKELEAYGVVKKVIYPVLPPKVEYFLTEVGESLLPLVNMMENWGSDLSSKYKIIVGND
- a CDS encoding Crp/Fnr family transcriptional regulator; translated protein: MTEEWGPFKHLFKRLEVPAKSILLQEGEISRTMFFIEKGCLRTWVNNDGREITTQFFFEGHSVSSIESFRTNQPSLYSIESLEPCILQTVSQKEFRDALENSPELRMQLEEHLFRRLLQGQKLLYSYLKNTPQQRYAELIENYPHIVQRIPQHYIASYLGITSVSLSRIRNRR
- a CDS encoding Crp/Fnr family transcriptional regulator, whose translation is MTEQEQNQLIKYLFETAKVANYKKGTVIIHEGCVSTKFYYLKKGLLRGWTYNDGKEITFQFLFEDQLFCATESFFYKSSCSYSIEIIEDSVLLYIDREEMDMLQHDRTFQTLFSKYLISRVASYQQLLISRIQDKPEIRYKKLFQASPEILLRIPQHYIASYLGITSVSLSRIRNRR